From Companilactobacillus heilongjiangensis, one genomic window encodes:
- a CDS encoding energy-coupling factor ABC transporter ATP-binding protein: MEITFEHVTHSYNPNSPTASLGLDDVSFKIQDKKFTAIVGQTGSGKSTLVRHINALLKPTSGTITVGDRVITPETNNKNLKPLRKQVGMVFQFPESQLFEDTVEKDIMFGPMNFGASADEAEAAAHKMIKLVGLDESLLEQSPFDLSGGQMRRVAIAGVLASDPETIILDEPTAGLDPVGRQEIMDLFKNLQQEGKTIILITHNMDDVANYAEEMAVIHRGKLIAQGVPQEVFNNQELLQDDLLTLPKSAAFAKELTEKGFSFEKLPITINELGTEIEQQLNGD; the protein is encoded by the coding sequence ATGGAAATTACATTCGAACATGTAACGCATTCGTATAACCCTAATAGTCCAACAGCTAGTCTGGGTTTAGATGACGTTTCATTCAAGATTCAAGATAAGAAGTTTACAGCGATTGTCGGTCAAACTGGTAGTGGGAAATCAACTTTGGTCAGACATATCAATGCGCTTTTGAAACCAACATCAGGAACGATCACGGTTGGCGATAGAGTCATTACTCCGGAAACGAATAATAAAAATCTCAAACCATTGCGTAAACAAGTCGGTATGGTTTTCCAATTTCCAGAGAGTCAGTTGTTTGAGGACACTGTGGAAAAAGATATCATGTTTGGACCAATGAATTTTGGTGCCAGTGCTGATGAAGCTGAAGCTGCAGCACATAAGATGATCAAATTGGTCGGCTTAGACGAGTCTTTGCTGGAACAGTCGCCATTCGACTTATCTGGTGGACAAATGCGCCGTGTGGCGATTGCTGGTGTTCTAGCAAGTGATCCGGAAACAATTATCTTGGATGAACCAACTGCTGGACTTGATCCAGTGGGGCGTCAGGAGATTATGGATTTGTTTAAGAATTTGCAGCAGGAAGGTAAGACAATTATCCTGATTACGCATAATATGGACGATGTGGCTAACTATGCTGAAGAGATGGCAGTTATCCACCGTGGAAAACTAATTGCCCAGGGAGTTCCGCAAGAAGTTTTCAACAACCAGGAATTATTGCAAGATGATTTACTGACTTTACCTAAGAGTGCTGCGTTTGCTAAAGAATTAACTGAAAAAGGTTTCTCATTTGAGAAGCTTCCAATTACAATTAATGAGTTAGGAACTGAGATTGAACAACAGTTAAATGGTGATTAA